GGTGGACGCGCTCATGAAGCTCGACCTCCCCGCCGGCGTCGACGTCGAGATCAAGGCGTTCGGGAAAGAGCATAAGTAGTCTCTCGGTCGATCAGTCGCTCGGTCTCTCGGCTGCGCGGACCGACCGATAGACCGAAAGACCGACAGACCAGAACAAAGCTTCCGCGATCTTCGGATCCCCGGCGCAAAACCATCGCCGGACTGGGAGCGGAGTTAGGGAAAAGAACATGGCTATCAACGGAATCTTGGGCAAGAAAGTCGGCATGACGCAGTTGTTCGACAGCAACGGCGACGTGCGTCCCGCCACCGTCCTGCAGGCCGGGCCCTGCGTAATCACGCAGCGCAAAACCGCCAACAAGGACGGCTACGAAGCGGCGCAGATCGGGCTCGTCGAGTTTGTCAAGGAGACGCGCCTCAACAAGCCGGCGCGCGGCCATCTCGGCAAGAACAACCTGCCGCCGGTGAAGTTCATGAAGGAAGTGGATGTGTTGGTGGACGGCGCGAGCGGCGACGGCGACCAGACCAAGGTTGGCGACCGCGTGCTGGTGGACATCTTCGACGGCGAGCGCTTCGTCGATGTCACCGGCACCAGCAAAGGACGCGGCTTCGCCGGCGTGGTCAAGCGCCATCATTTCCGCGGCGGCCCCAGTTCGCACGGCTCCATGTTCACCATCAACGGCTCGATCGGCGCCTCCGCGTTCCCGTCGCGCGTGTTTGCTGGGATGCGCATGGCGGGTCACATGGGCCACGCCCGCGTCACCACGCGCAACCTGCGCGTGCTCGGAATTGACAAGGACGAAAACCTGCTCGTGGTGGAGGGCGCGGTACCCGGCCCCGACGGCGCTTACGTGGTCATCAACAAGGCGAAGCGGGCTCCGCGCGAGCGCCGTGGTTTCGCCGGCACCGGCACGGTGGACCCGTTGAAGGCCTCCAAGCGCGCTACGAAGAAGAAATCATGATGTGGCGCGGGCGCCTTCGCCCGCGTGTACAACGAAGAGTCACTTATGGCTACGATTGACGTACTGA
Above is a genomic segment from Terriglobia bacterium containing:
- the rplC gene encoding 50S ribosomal protein L3: MAINGILGKKVGMTQLFDSNGDVRPATVLQAGPCVITQRKTANKDGYEAAQIGLVEFVKETRLNKPARGHLGKNNLPPVKFMKEVDVLVDGASGDGDQTKVGDRVLVDIFDGERFVDVTGTSKGRGFAGVVKRHHFRGGPSSHGSMFTINGSIGASAFPSRVFAGMRMAGHMGHARVTTRNLRVLGIDKDENLLVVEGAVPGPDGAYVVINKAKRAPRERRGFAGTGTVDPLKASKRATKKKS